One Tursiops truncatus isolate mTurTru1 chromosome 3, mTurTru1.mat.Y, whole genome shotgun sequence DNA segment encodes these proteins:
- the SLC12A7 gene encoding solute carrier family 12 member 7 isoform X4, whose translation MDVDGERAFERKSMALFEEEMDSNPMVSSLLNKLANYTNLSQGVVEHEEAEDSRRRQAKSPRMGTLIGVYLPCLQNILGVILFLRLTWIVGAAGVLESFLIVSMCCTCTMLTAISMSAIATNGMVPAGGSYYMISRSLGPEFGGAVGLCFYLGTTFAGAMYILGTIEIFLTYISPSAAIVRAEGAGGEATALLHNMRVYGTCTLALMATVVFVGVKYVNKLALVFLACVVLSILAIYAGVIKTAFDPPDIPVCLLGNRTLSRRSFDVCAKVHATSNGSVTTALWGLFCNGSTASISCDQYFAQNNVTEVQGIPGVVSGVLLDNLWSAYAEKGVFVEKKGVPSVPVPEESRAGGLPYVLTDITTYFTMLVGIYFPSVTGIMAGSNRSGDLKDAQKSIPTGTILAIVTTSFIYLSCIVLFGACIEGVILRDKFGEALQGNLVIGMLAWPSPWVIVIGSFFSTCGAGLQSLTGAPRLLQAIARDGIIPFLQVFGHGKANGEPTWALLLTALICETGILIASLDSVAPILSMFFLMCYMFVNLACALQTLLRTPNWRPRFKYYHWTLSFLGMSLCFALMFICSWYYALCAMLIAGCIYKYIEYRGAEKEWGDGIRGLSLNAARYALLHVEHGPLHTKNWRPQVLVLVNLNAEQCVKHPRLLSFTSQLKAGKGLTIVGSVLEGTFLDQHVEARQAEENIRALMGAEKAKGFCQLVVSSNLRDGMSHLIQSAGLGGMKHNTVLMAWPEAWKREDSSFSWKNFVDTVRDTTAAQQALLVAKNVDLFPQNQERFSDGHIDVWWIVHDGGLLMLLPFLLRQHKVWRRCQMRIFTVAQVHDNSIQMKKDLQTFLYHLRISAEVEVVEMVENDISAFTYERTLVMEQRSQMLKQMQLSKTEQEREAQLIHDRNTTSHSAVAARTQAPCALDKVQMTWTKEKLVAEKYRNKDTGVSGFKDLFSLKPEWGSLDQSNVRRMHTAVKLNGVVLDKSQDAQLVLLNMPGPPRNRQGDENYMEFLEVLTEGLNRVLLVRGSGREVVTIYS comes from the exons ATGGACGTGGACGGAGAGAGAGCCTTCGAAAGGAAGAGCATGGCGCTCTTTGAG GAGGAGATGGACAGCAACCCCATGGTGTCCTCGCTACTCAACAAGCTGGCCAACTACACCAACCTGAGCCAGGGCGTGGTGGAACACGAGGAGGCCGAGGACAGCCGGCGGCGCCAGGCCAAG AGCCCCCGCATGGGCACCCTCATCGGCGTCTACCTGCCATGCCTGCAGAACATCCTGGGTGTCATCCTCTTCCTGCGCCTGACCTGGATCGTGGGGGCGGCCGGCGTCCTGGAGTCCTTCCTCATCGTGTCCATGTGCTGCACCTGC ACGATGCTGACCGCAATCTCCATGAGTGCGATCGCGACCAATGGCATGGTCCCAG CGGGCGGCTCCTACTACATGATATCGCGGTCTCTGGGGCCGGAGTTCGGGGGCGCCGTGGGCCTCTGCTTCTACCTGGGCACCACGTTCGCGGGGGCCATGTACATTTTGGGGACCATTGAGATTTTTTTG ACCTACATCTCCCCCAGCGCGGCCATCGTGCGGGCTGAGGGGGCGGGCGGCGAGGCCACAGCCCTGCTGCACAACATGCGTGTGTACGGGACCTGCACGCTGGCCCTCATGGCCACGGTGGTCTTCGTGGGCGTCAAGTACGTCAACAAGTTGGCCCTGGTGTTCCTGGCCTGCGTCGTGCTGTCCATCCTTGCCATCTATGCCGGCGTCATCAAGACCGCCTTCGACCCACCTGACATCCC GGTCTGTCTGCTGGGGAACCGCACGCTGTCCCGACGTAGCTTCGACGTCTGTGCCAAAGTCCACGCCACCAGCAATGGCTCGGTGACCACTGCGCTCTGGGGCCTCTTCTGCAACGGCTCCACGGCCAGCATCTCCTGCGACCAGTACTTCGCCCAGAACAACGTCACGGAGGTCCAGGGCATCCCCGGTGTGGTCAGCGGAGTCCTCCTGG ATAACCTGTGGAGTGCCTACGCGGAGAAGGGGGTGTTTGTGGAGAAGAAGGGCGTGCCGTCGGTGCCCGTGCCGGAGGAGAGCAGGGCGGGCGGGCTGCCCTACGTGCTCACCGACATCACGACCTACTTCACCATGCTGGTCGGCATCTACTTCCCCTCCGTGACCG GCATCATGGCGGGCTCTAACCGGTCCGGGGACCTCAAGGACGCCCAGAAGTCCATCCCCACTGGAACCATTCTGGCCATCGTGACCACGTCTTTCATTT ACCTGTCCTGCATTGTGCTTTTCGGAGCTTGCATCGAAGGCGTGATCTTACGGGATAA GTTCGGGGAGGCCCTGCAGGGGAACCTCGTCATTGGCATGCTGGCCTGGCCGTCCCCCTGGGTCATCGTCATTGGGTCCTTCTTCTCCACCTGTGGGGCTGGCCTGCAGAGCCTGACGGGGGCCCCACGCCTGCTGCAGGCCATCGCCCGGGACGGCATCATCCCTTTCCTTCAG GTGTTTGGCCACGGGAAGGCCAACGGGGAGCCCACGTGGGCCCTGCTGCTGACGGCCCTGATCTGTGAGACCGGCATCCTCATCGCCTCTCTGGACAGTGTGGCCCCCATTCTCTCCAT GTTTTTCCTCATGTGCTACATGTTCGTGAACCTGGCCTGCGCCCTGCAGACCCTGTTGCGCACGCCCAACTGGCGCCCGCGCTTCAAGTATTACCACTG GACGCTCTCCTTCCTGGGCATGAGCCTGTGCTTCGCCCTGATGTTCATCTGCTCCTGGTACTACGCGCTCTGCGCCATGCTCATTGCCGGCTGCATCTACAAGTACATCGAGTACCGTGG GGCGGAGAAGGAGTGGGGTGACGGCATCCGGGGGCTGTCGCTGAACGCCGCCCGCTACGCCCTGCTGCACGTGGAGCACGGCCCCCTCCACACCAAGAACTGGAG GCCGCAGGTGCTGGTGCTGGTGAACCTGAACGCCGAGCAGTGCGTGAAGCACCCCCGCCTGCTGTCCTTCACCTCGCAGCTCAAGGCCGGCAAGGGCCTGACCATCGTGGGCTCCGTGCTAGAGGGCACCTTCCTGGACCAGCACGTGGAGGCCCGGCAGGCCGAAGAG AACATCCGGGCCCTGATGGGCGCCGAGAAGGCCAAGGGCTTCTGCCAGCTGGTGGTGTCGTCCAACCTTCGGGACGGCATGTCCCACCTGATCCAGTCGGCTGGCCTGGGGGGCATGAAGCATAACACGGTGCTCATGGCCTGGCCCGAGGCCTGGAAGCGGGAGGACAGTTCCTTCTCCTGGAAGAACTTCGTTG ACACCGTCCGTGACACCACGGCGGCGCAGCAGGCCCTGCTGGTGGCCAAGAACGTGGATCTGTTTCCGCAAAACCAGGAGCGCTTCAGCGACGGGCACATCGACGTGTGGTGGATAGTGCATGACGGGGGTCTGCTGATGCTGCTGCCTTTCCTGCTGCGCCAGCACAAG GTGTGGAGGAGGTGCCAGATGCGCATCTTCACGGTGGCCCAGGTGCACGACAACAGCATTCAGATGAAGAAGGACTTGCAGACGTTCCTGTACCACCTGCGCATCAGCGCcgaggtggaggtggtggagatG GTTGAGAACGACATTTCGGCCTTCACCTACGAGCGGACGCTGGTGATGGAGCAGAGGTCGCAGATGCTGAAGCAGATGCAGCTGTCCAAGACGGAACAGGAGCGGGAG GCTCAGCTAATCCACGACAGGAACACCACCTCCCACTCTGCCGTGGCCGCCAGGACCCAGGCCCCGTGCGCGCTGGACAAGGTGCAGATGACCTGGACGAAGGAGAAGCTGGTCGCCGAGAAGTACCGCAACAAGGACACCGGCGTGTCCGGGTTCAAGGACCTCTTCAGCCTGAAGCC AGAATGGGGAAGCCT GGACCAGTCCAACGTGCGGAGGATGCACACGGCCGTGAAGCTCAACGGCGTCGTCCTTGACAAGTCCCAGGATGCCCAGCTGGTCCTGCTGAACATGCCGGGCCCCCCCAGAAACCGGCAGGGGGACGAGAACT ACATGGAGTTCCTCGAGGTCCTGACTGAGGGGCTGAACAGGGTCCTCCTGGTCAGGGGCAGCGGCCGGGAGGTGGTCACCATCTACTCTTAA